From the Chloroflexus aurantiacus J-10-fl genome, one window contains:
- a CDS encoding M42 family metallopeptidase, which yields MDAMLQLLKDLTEAPGASGYESPVRAVMRRYLEPVGEIEFDHLGGIIARRTGVSDGPRIALAAHLDEIGLLVTRITDDGFLKFQPLGGWWDHVLLGMRVDVITRQGAIPGMIGAKPPHILGNDERSRLVDKKTMYIDIGATSREEAIAWGVRPGDAVVPFGPLTPLRNPDLLMAKALDNRVGCAIVVETLRRLATEHHPNIVFGIGNVQEEVGLRGAATTTYIVKPDIGLAIDTAIAGDTPGVGADDAMSRLGQGPAMLLIDGSLIAHSALRHLVIDVAAEEGIPLQFDLMPGGGTDGGRMHLFGSGVPTVVLGPPVRYIHSASAIVHRRDVEQTVQLLLALIRRLDDKTVQRLQYEA from the coding sequence GTGGATGCAATGCTGCAACTCTTGAAAGATCTGACCGAGGCTCCCGGCGCTTCCGGCTATGAGAGTCCGGTTCGCGCAGTCATGCGCCGGTATCTGGAGCCGGTCGGCGAGATTGAATTCGACCACCTGGGAGGTATTATTGCACGTCGGACAGGAGTCAGCGATGGCCCACGTATCGCGCTGGCTGCTCATCTCGATGAAATTGGGTTGCTGGTGACCCGGATCACCGATGATGGATTTCTCAAATTTCAACCACTTGGGGGCTGGTGGGATCACGTGCTCTTAGGGATGCGGGTGGATGTGATTACCCGCCAGGGAGCCATTCCCGGCATGATCGGCGCTAAACCACCTCATATCCTCGGCAACGATGAACGGAGTCGTCTTGTTGACAAGAAGACGATGTACATTGACATTGGCGCTACGTCGCGCGAGGAAGCTATTGCCTGGGGGGTACGACCAGGAGATGCTGTTGTGCCATTTGGCCCACTTACCCCACTGCGCAATCCCGATCTGCTGATGGCTAAGGCGTTAGATAATCGCGTTGGTTGTGCAATTGTGGTTGAGACATTACGTCGCTTAGCCACCGAACACCATCCCAACATTGTCTTCGGGATCGGCAATGTCCAGGAAGAGGTAGGGCTGCGCGGTGCCGCAACAACGACCTATATTGTCAAACCTGACATTGGCCTTGCGATTGATACAGCCATTGCCGGTGACACCCCTGGCGTCGGCGCTGACGACGCTATGAGTCGACTCGGTCAGGGGCCGGCGATGCTCTTGATCGATGGCTCACTCATTGCTCACTCGGCCTTGCGCCATCTCGTGATTGATGTTGCTGCTGAGGAGGGGATTCCGCTGCAATTTGATCTGATGCCCGGCGGTGGCACTGATGGTGGCCGGATGCATCTCTTCGGCAGTGGTGTGCCCACAGTCGTGCTTGGGCCGCCGGTACGCTACATCCACTCCGCTTCGGCCATTGTGCATCGGCGTGATGTAGAGCAGACGGTACAGTTACTCCTGGCCCTGATTCGACGCCTGGATGACAAGACAGTTCAACGATTGCAATACGAGGCGTAA
- a CDS encoding lamin tail domain-containing protein, with protein sequence MHKQRYYPITLLVAILVAASSILFLDYRLYAQPEALSCPRQQTVVLSGSNAPPLQGLIVLFAGQVVGGGFSDPAGNWRIPLRVNEPPGIYPVEVRLRSNQQLLASMLCYVDVPLPATATSLPTATPLPTATAIARPTTALPAIPTATASVPSPTRPTATPTTPLIGTPTATGQANGTPTATATASPRTPTPTSVRTPTTTTTPEPAGLAVTIEVFPYDPDTSSLNDEYVNLYSLEENDISIAGWRIVNISRPERPTFVFPPFILSPEVDLYVFTGPGTNNLSVGNFYWGRDEAVWRTGDIAQLLDAQGRLVSAYQVP encoded by the coding sequence ATGCATAAGCAGCGTTACTACCCAATTACTCTCCTTGTAGCGATACTGGTTGCGGCCAGCTCTATCCTTTTCCTCGATTATCGCCTCTACGCTCAACCAGAGGCTCTGTCGTGTCCACGGCAGCAAACCGTTGTCCTTAGTGGTAGTAATGCGCCGCCATTGCAGGGCCTGATTGTCCTGTTTGCCGGGCAAGTCGTTGGTGGTGGGTTTAGCGATCCTGCCGGTAACTGGCGTATCCCCCTGCGGGTTAACGAACCTCCCGGTATCTATCCGGTAGAGGTAAGGCTGCGGAGTAACCAGCAACTTCTGGCCAGTATGCTCTGTTACGTCGATGTCCCACTTCCCGCAACCGCAACCTCTCTCCCAACTGCAACCCCTCTCCCAACTGCAACCGCTATCGCACGCCCAACCACCGCTTTGCCGGCTATACCGACGGCTACGGCATCCGTGCCATCACCAACCAGGCCAACTGCTACACCAACCACGCCGTTGATCGGCACACCGACGGCGACTGGTCAGGCAAATGGCACGCCAACAGCAACTGCCACAGCTTCGCCGAGGACACCAACTCCCACATCGGTGAGGACTCCGACAACAACCACCACCCCCGAACCGGCCGGTCTGGCAGTCACGATTGAGGTTTTTCCGTATGATCCAGATACATCCTCGCTGAACGATGAATATGTGAATCTGTATTCGCTAGAAGAGAACGATATCAGTATTGCTGGCTGGCGGATTGTCAATATCTCGCGGCCTGAACGGCCGACTTTTGTCTTTCCCCCCTTTATTCTCTCACCAGAAGTTGATCTTTACGTCTTCACCGGTCCTGGAACCAATAATCTAAGTGTTGGTAATTTCTATTGGGGACGTGACGAGGCGGTTTGGCGCACCGGTGATATTGCACAATTGCTTGATGCGCAGGGGCGTCTGGTCAGTGCGTATCAGGTTCCCTGA
- a CDS encoding S41 family peptidase, whose protein sequence is MNSVIRLLQARLPLWLTIPLLFITLIGGTSSGIWVGIWLSSSQSQQTATCPETDAICADFAVFWEVWQLARERYVDPTAADPERMLEGAIDGMVATLGDEGHTRFLTAAEAALWQESLSGAFEGIGIYVGERDGSLLVLALIEGSPAAAAGLQPGDRILAVDGASVAGWSIDELVARVRGPAGTAVTLEVSRRDVDTLRFTITRARITVPSVSWALLPDRIALIQITSFDEQAARGLRNALTEAQAAGAERIILDLRNNPGGLLSALLTIAGEFLPAETPVLIERGRDGSQRINATRTAGIAQDMPMVVLINGGSASAAEILAGALQDAGRAILVGETTVGTGTVLTPFRLKDGAQLLLGTQEWRTPAGRQIRGVGITPDRVVPQPLEAPILSPSSIRSLSANELASIEDAQLLAAIAVFNER, encoded by the coding sequence ATGAATAGCGTGATTCGACTCCTTCAAGCCCGTCTACCACTCTGGCTGACAATACCGTTGCTGTTTATAACGCTTATCGGTGGTACGAGCAGCGGCATCTGGGTCGGGATATGGTTGAGTTCATCACAAAGCCAGCAGACGGCCACCTGTCCCGAAACCGATGCCATCTGCGCCGACTTTGCCGTCTTTTGGGAGGTCTGGCAACTGGCGCGTGAACGGTACGTTGATCCGACGGCTGCCGATCCGGAACGGATGCTGGAAGGCGCAATTGACGGAATGGTAGCGACACTCGGCGATGAGGGGCATACGCGCTTTTTGACGGCTGCCGAAGCCGCACTGTGGCAGGAATCGCTGAGTGGCGCATTTGAAGGGATCGGCATTTACGTGGGTGAACGTGATGGGTCATTGCTGGTGCTGGCCCTGATTGAGGGGTCACCCGCAGCCGCTGCCGGTTTACAACCGGGAGACCGGATTCTGGCTGTTGATGGAGCCTCGGTTGCAGGCTGGTCGATTGATGAACTGGTAGCACGGGTGCGTGGCCCGGCAGGCACAGCGGTCACGCTAGAGGTGAGTCGTCGTGATGTTGACACGCTGCGGTTTACGATTACGCGGGCCAGAATTACGGTGCCGAGCGTGAGCTGGGCGCTCCTTCCCGACCGGATTGCTTTGATCCAGATAACGTCGTTTGACGAGCAGGCAGCACGCGGCTTGCGTAACGCACTCACTGAAGCGCAAGCCGCCGGCGCCGAGCGGATCATTCTCGATCTCCGCAATAATCCCGGCGGGCTGCTGAGCGCCTTACTCACCATTGCCGGTGAATTCTTGCCAGCCGAAACACCGGTGTTAATCGAACGGGGTCGTGATGGCAGTCAGCGAATCAATGCCACGCGCACTGCCGGGATTGCCCAGGATATGCCAATGGTCGTCTTGATCAATGGTGGCTCGGCCAGTGCCGCCGAGATTCTGGCCGGGGCATTGCAAGATGCCGGTCGGGCAATCCTGGTGGGTGAGACAACGGTAGGCACCGGTACGGTGTTGACACCTTTCCGGCTCAAAGATGGTGCCCAACTCCTGCTCGGCACCCAGGAGTGGCGTACACCGGCCGGACGACAGATTCGTGGGGTTGGAATTACGCCTGATCGCGTCGTTCCTCAACCTCTGGAAGCACCTATCCTGTCGCCTTCCAGTATTCGTAGCCTGAGTGCGAACGAACTGGCGAGCATTGAGGATGCCCAGTTACTGGCAGCGATTGCCGTCTTCAACGAGCGCTGA
- a CDS encoding CCA tRNA nucleotidyltransferase, with protein MKDLITRLDPKLQHLLARAAALAADVGATLWLVGGVVRDLWLELPIGRDIDLAVEGDINQLIVPLADAWDGTITARHPAFGTATITVGHWVIDLAQTRTERYPKPAILPEVQPAPLTKDLYRRDFSINAMAVQIIADGDQLLSAPLIDPLGGVADLTARRLRLLHDQSLRDDPTRLLRGVRLAARLQLTPDAATAAQIADALEAGYLALLSPERIQTELCLTLEEPDPAAVIALADQWGLTPHVIPGLHWTPALAERLSRYRQDTSEISRLAPDGLVIAGLVLYDLSDDALTQVLHRYHLPAPARNLIQDLIALRPHIATIAAATSPSAIDTLLQPYSIAAIAVLHYATETSIQQVVSRYLHEWRPLRPPLNGDDLRHLGVPTGPQIGQLLRRLRAATLDGLITDRTTAEQWVRRHLVDS; from the coding sequence ATGAAAGATCTGATAACGCGACTCGATCCCAAATTACAACATCTGCTGGCTCGTGCTGCCGCCCTGGCCGCAGATGTTGGCGCGACATTGTGGCTGGTTGGCGGTGTTGTACGCGATCTCTGGCTTGAGCTGCCGATTGGCCGTGACATTGATCTGGCTGTTGAGGGAGACATCAATCAACTTATTGTTCCTTTAGCGGATGCCTGGGACGGTACCATCACGGCGCGCCACCCGGCGTTTGGGACGGCGACGATCACTGTCGGGCACTGGGTGATCGATCTGGCACAGACGCGCACCGAACGTTACCCCAAACCCGCAATACTACCCGAAGTGCAGCCGGCACCCCTAACGAAAGACCTTTACCGACGAGATTTCAGTATCAACGCCATGGCCGTCCAGATTATTGCCGATGGCGATCAGCTCTTATCGGCGCCGCTCATTGACCCCCTGGGTGGAGTTGCCGATCTGACAGCCCGCCGCCTGCGTCTCTTGCACGATCAGAGCCTGCGCGATGATCCAACTCGCCTCTTGCGCGGGGTACGATTAGCCGCACGCCTGCAACTGACGCCCGATGCTGCAACAGCCGCTCAGATCGCCGACGCACTGGAAGCAGGTTACCTGGCCTTGCTCTCACCTGAACGGATACAGACTGAACTCTGTCTGACACTGGAGGAACCCGATCCGGCTGCTGTGATTGCACTGGCCGATCAATGGGGACTCACCCCTCACGTCATCCCCGGCCTGCACTGGACGCCGGCTCTGGCCGAGCGGCTAAGCCGCTATCGCCAGGACACCAGCGAGATATCCAGACTGGCACCGGACGGATTGGTAATCGCCGGTCTCGTGCTCTACGACCTGAGCGATGATGCACTGACACAGGTTCTACATCGCTACCATCTTCCTGCGCCGGCAAGGAACCTGATCCAGGACCTGATCGCACTACGCCCGCACATCGCTACCATTGCCGCCGCTACCAGTCCGAGTGCTATCGATACGTTACTACAACCCTATAGCATAGCTGCGATTGCTGTGCTACACTACGCGACAGAAACTTCAATTCAGCAAGTGGTATCACGCTATTTACACGAATGGCGACCATTGCGCCCCCCACTCAACGGCGATGATCTGCGCCATTTAGGGGTACCAACCGGCCCGCAAATTGGGCAACTTCTGCGCCGGCTGCGCGCAGCTACACTCGATGGCCTGATAACAGATCGTACAACTGCCGAACAATGGGTTCGCCGGCATCTGGTCGATTCCTGA